A single window of Paenibacillus sp. SYP-B4298 DNA harbors:
- a CDS encoding GerAB/ArcD/ProY family transporter encodes MNKQQISGQQFFFIIFVSITCLTFFSVPNQLASQVKQDLWLSMVLGTLIDVYVAFLLAKLGSQHPGQTLVQYSNSVLGKALGKLAGLCFLLFFLMVLITSMWVYCDFLSRSLLPETPQLALSITMTVCAGLATWFGIEAIARLSQLIGVLILITSIILFLSSIPYVHLPHLLPQLEDGWMPAIRGSIYPGSWFGICITMGMLMPHMTNPSRIFRVKSSAVVLGSFIMTLYLLYSIAVMGPDMAGRFENPIYVFSRITQIIIFERVEVLLLLIFISGSFITISVLYHSLTEGCAQFFGTTTARKWILPLGFVILLSPTLPFGQESPFVTKYLGLWFPFIALSIEGGLTTLLYIVSMIRAARQ; translated from the coding sequence ATGAACAAGCAGCAAATTTCCGGCCAGCAGTTCTTCTTCATAATCTTCGTCTCGATCACCTGTCTCACCTTCTTCTCGGTTCCCAACCAGTTGGCCTCGCAAGTGAAGCAGGATTTGTGGCTATCCATGGTGCTCGGAACCTTGATCGATGTCTACGTCGCCTTCTTGCTGGCGAAGCTAGGCTCGCAGCATCCAGGCCAGACGCTTGTCCAATATAGCAACTCCGTCTTGGGCAAGGCGCTGGGCAAGCTAGCCGGACTTTGCTTTCTATTATTTTTTCTGATGGTGCTGATTACCTCCATGTGGGTCTATTGTGACTTTCTATCACGCTCCTTGTTGCCGGAGACCCCGCAGCTCGCCCTGTCGATCACGATGACGGTATGTGCCGGACTTGCAACCTGGTTCGGCATCGAAGCGATTGCCCGGCTCAGCCAACTGATCGGAGTCCTGATCCTGATCACATCCATCATCCTGTTTCTCAGCTCCATCCCGTATGTTCATCTGCCCCATCTGCTGCCACAGTTGGAGGATGGATGGATGCCAGCCATTCGAGGCTCCATCTATCCCGGAAGTTGGTTCGGCATCTGCATCACGATGGGCATGCTCATGCCGCACATGACGAATCCGAGCCGCATCTTCCGGGTCAAGAGCAGCGCTGTTGTACTCGGCTCCTTTATTATGACGCTATATCTGCTCTATAGCATTGCAGTCATGGGGCCAGATATGGCGGGACGGTTCGAGAATCCGATCTATGTCTTTTCAAGAATCACGCAGATTATTATTTTCGAGCGGGTAGAGGTGCTGTTGCTGCTGATCTTCATCTCCGGCTCCTTCATTACTATTTCTGTGCTGTACCACTCTCTTACGGAAGGCTGCGCCCAGTTTTTTGGAACGACGACAGCTAGAAAATGGATTCTCCCGTTGGGCTTCGTCATTCTACTGAGCCCTACATTGCCATTCGGTCAGGAAAGTCCGTTTGTTACCAAATACTTGGGATTGTGGTTTCCCTTTATCGCTTTATCTATTGAAGGCGGGTTGACGACGCTGCTGTACATCGTCTCGATGATTCGAGCCGCCAGGCAGTAG
- a CDS encoding Na+/H+ antiporter subunit E — protein MAFQIVLNLLLSITWMFLNNDWTMAGWIIGYLLGMLILLAFRRFFARPLYIRKLWAVILLMLLFVKELFLSSFAVAKHTVSPRLSFRPGIFTYRTELQSDWEITILACLICLTPGTLTLEVSPDQRELFIHAMDIEDAQELSRQIRTSFERAIVEVREA, from the coding sequence ATGGCCTTCCAAATTGTATTAAATCTCCTATTGTCCATCACCTGGATGTTCCTGAACAATGACTGGACTATGGCCGGATGGATCATCGGCTATCTGCTTGGCATGTTGATTCTGCTGGCGTTCCGTCGTTTCTTTGCCCGGCCGCTCTATATCCGCAAGCTGTGGGCTGTTATCTTGCTTATGCTGCTGTTTGTGAAGGAGCTGTTCCTCTCCAGCTTCGCGGTCGCCAAGCATACGGTATCGCCTCGGCTCTCGTTCCGTCCAGGGATATTCACCTATCGGACGGAGCTGCAGTCAGACTGGGAAATTACGATTCTGGCTTGCCTGATCTGTCTGACACCGGGGACGCTAACACTGGAGGTCTCGCCTGATCAACGGGAGCTGTTCATTCATGCGATGGACATTGAAGATGCGCAGGAGCTGAGCCGCCAGATTCGGACAAGCTTTGAACGAGCGATTGTGGAGGTGAGAGAAGCGTGA
- a CDS encoding Na+/H+ antiporter subunit A has product MSLLHLSILLPFAGSACVLLTRKWRTLPHAGWLVFPIPLLLFVYFCSQIASVQSVPTTASIPWLPFIDISFAVYLDGLSLLFSLLISGIGALVTLYSIFYMDRTKEDVHSFYSYLLLFMGAMLGVVLSDNLMILYGFWELTSIASFLLIGFWHHRDRSRYGAQKSLLITVFGGLAMFAGFVLLYVMAGTFSVREIIAQLGSLQGDALFVPSLVLVLLGACTKSAQFPFHIWLPDAMEAPTPVSAYLHSATMVKAGLYLVARLSPIYAAEALWFWIVTTTGMITLIYGSYQAIKQKDLKAMLAFSTISQLGLVMCLLGLGSASAFFADTATALFFAKATTAGLLHLLNHALFKGALFMVVGIIDHETGTRDIRKLGGLMTIMPVTFTVALLGTASMAGLPPLGGFISKEMFFTSVLQIQQLGLWNMKGWGLLIPAIAWVASVFTFTYSMLLLVNTFGGKLKPDKLETQPHEAPAGMLAAPVILGLLALMAGLFPNVLGGSLVAPAMAAIHPYLLAAGEQYEVQLSLWHGLTAEVWMTLGVVAAGSAIVWLYRRRRLEYKEWTLLLDLNRGYDKGLERLHSASSKVTGLYMTGSLRAYLLYIFLFIAASLGITMLATYGVPWQMDDLAPISVYEAAVAIGLALLALAIPLLRGRVASILATGGVGYLVTLLFVLYRAPDLALTQMIIETVSVALFLLCFYHLPKRSMEKPTRSFRFTNALIAGAIGLIVTLLAIGASDARPFASISEFFIAESYRLAGGSNMVNVILVDFRGFDTMLEITVLGIASLGIYAMIRLRLDEQRAAGTVGQSGNGAGRYIRLPDRSNDVILKTVSKVAIFIIVAFSLYLFFAGHNSPGGGFIGGLMTSAAIVLLALAFGLDVIEQVLPIDFTRLTAAGLLIAVLTGAGSFLLGAPFLSHAFGHFYLPLLGDTELATAVIFDLGVYLAVVGVTMTIILSIGREK; this is encoded by the coding sequence TTATCTATTCTACTGCCGTTCGCGGGCTCGGCCTGTGTCTTATTGACGCGAAAATGGCGGACACTTCCTCATGCCGGTTGGCTCGTATTCCCAATACCGCTGTTGCTATTTGTCTATTTTTGTTCACAAATAGCATCGGTTCAGAGTGTGCCGACTACAGCTTCTATACCATGGCTGCCCTTCATCGACATTTCGTTTGCTGTTTATCTTGATGGGCTGTCACTGCTGTTTTCGCTGCTCATCAGCGGAATCGGCGCGCTGGTTACGTTGTACTCTATCTTCTATATGGATCGCACCAAGGAGGATGTTCATTCCTTTTATTCGTATTTGCTGTTATTTATGGGTGCGATGTTAGGTGTGGTGCTGTCTGATAATTTGATGATTCTCTACGGATTTTGGGAGCTGACGAGTATCGCTTCCTTTCTGCTGATCGGCTTCTGGCATCACCGCGACCGATCCCGCTATGGAGCGCAGAAGTCGCTGCTGATTACGGTATTTGGCGGTCTGGCGATGTTCGCCGGGTTTGTGCTGCTGTATGTGATGGCAGGGACGTTCAGCGTCCGGGAGATCATCGCTCAGCTTGGCTCGCTGCAGGGGGATGCCTTGTTTGTGCCTTCGCTGGTGCTCGTGCTGCTCGGCGCATGTACCAAGTCTGCCCAATTTCCGTTCCATATCTGGCTGCCGGACGCGATGGAGGCGCCAACGCCAGTGAGTGCCTATCTCCACTCGGCGACGATGGTCAAGGCAGGGCTATATCTGGTTGCCCGTCTCAGCCCGATCTATGCCGCGGAGGCGCTCTGGTTCTGGATCGTCACCACAACGGGGATGATCACGCTCATCTACGGCTCGTATCAGGCGATCAAGCAGAAGGACTTGAAGGCCATGCTCGCTTTCTCGACCATCAGCCAGCTCGGACTTGTCATGTGCCTGCTTGGCCTCGGATCAGCCTCGGCCTTCTTCGCAGATACTGCGACCGCGCTATTTTTCGCCAAGGCCACGACAGCCGGCCTGCTCCATCTGTTGAACCATGCGCTGTTCAAGGGAGCGCTGTTCATGGTCGTCGGTATCATCGATCATGAGACCGGCACACGCGATATACGCAAGCTAGGGGGCTTAATGACGATCATGCCGGTCACCTTCACGGTGGCGCTGCTCGGGACCGCATCTATGGCGGGCTTGCCTCCGCTGGGTGGATTTATAAGCAAGGAGATGTTCTTCACCTCAGTGCTGCAGATTCAACAGCTCGGGCTATGGAACATGAAGGGGTGGGGGCTGCTCATTCCGGCGATAGCTTGGGTTGCCAGTGTGTTCACCTTCACCTATAGCATGCTCCTGCTCGTGAACACCTTCGGGGGGAAGCTGAAGCCGGACAAGCTGGAGACGCAGCCGCACGAGGCGCCAGCCGGCATGCTGGCTGCCCCAGTCATCCTCGGTCTGCTCGCCCTCATGGCAGGCTTGTTCCCGAATGTGCTGGGTGGATCGCTTGTGGCACCGGCGATGGCTGCGATTCATCCGTACCTGCTGGCGGCAGGCGAGCAATATGAGGTGCAACTGTCACTGTGGCATGGCCTGACCGCGGAGGTGTGGATGACACTTGGTGTAGTTGCGGCAGGCTCGGCAATCGTCTGGCTGTATCGGAGAAGGCGGCTTGAGTATAAGGAGTGGACGCTGCTTCTCGATCTGAACCGAGGGTATGATAAGGGGCTGGAGCGCTTGCATTCCGCTTCAAGCAAGGTCACCGGCCTCTATATGACCGGCTCGCTGCGCGCGTACTTGCTCTACATTTTCCTATTCATTGCTGCATCGCTTGGCATCACAATGCTAGCTACCTACGGGGTACCATGGCAAATGGATGATCTGGCTCCGATCTCAGTCTATGAAGCAGCCGTTGCGATCGGCCTTGCCCTGCTTGCGCTGGCGATTCCGCTGCTTCGCGGCCGTGTTGCCTCTATCTTGGCAACGGGCGGGGTAGGATACCTGGTTACACTGCTGTTCGTGCTATACCGCGCTCCTGATCTAGCCTTGACACAGATGATCATTGAGACCGTGTCCGTGGCTTTATTCTTGCTCTGCTTCTATCACCTGCCCAAGCGCAGCATGGAGAAGCCAACAAGGAGCTTCAGATTCACCAATGCGCTTATTGCAGGAGCGATAGGGCTAATCGTGACCTTGCTGGCGATCGGCGCGAGCGATGCGCGTCCTTTCGCATCGATCTCGGAGTTTTTCATTGCGGAGAGCTACCGACTCGCTGGTGGGAGCAATATGGTCAATGTCATTTTGGTCGATTTTCGCGGCTTTGATACGATGCTGGAGATTACGGTGCTTGGCATTGCCTCGCTCGGTATCTACGCGATGATCCGGCTGAGACTCGACGAGCAGAGAGCCGCTGGCACGGTGGGACAGAGCGGGAATGGAGCAGGGCGGTATATTCGATTGCCTGACCGATCCAATGATGTTATCTTGAAGACCGTCTCCAAGGTAGCCATTTTTATTATTGTTGCCTTCTCTCTGTACCTGTTCTTCGCGGGGCATAACAGTCCGGGAGGCGGCTTTATCGGGGGCCTGATGACCTCGGCGGCTATCGTGCTGCTGGCACTTGCCTTCGGACTGGATGTCATCGAGCAGGTGCTGCCGATCGATTTTACGCGCCTGACGGCGGCGGGGCTGCTCATCGCCGTCTTAACCGGAGCGGGCTCGTTCCTGCTGGGCGCTCCGTTCCTCAGTCATGCCTTTGGCCATTTCTACTTGCCGCTGCTCGGGGATACGGAGCTGGCGACCGCTGTAATATTCGATCTGGGCGTCTATCTCGCTGTCGTAGGCGTGACGATGACCATTATATTATCAATCGGGAGGGAGAAGTAA
- the mnhG gene encoding monovalent cation/H(+) antiporter subunit G, protein MEIVSRIGEYALAAVIVFGTVFCLLGAFGLVRLPDVYLRSHAATKSATLGVLCVLTGVFLYMMLFEHHVSAKLLLGIVFVFLTSPVAGHLNGRAAYRSGVPLWRGSVQDDLQDHIKFKEEQN, encoded by the coding sequence ATGGAGATCGTGAGTCGGATCGGTGAATATGCACTTGCGGCAGTTATTGTGTTTGGAACGGTGTTCTGTCTGCTCGGCGCCTTCGGGCTGGTCAGATTGCCGGATGTATACCTGCGCTCCCACGCGGCAACCAAAAGCGCGACCTTGGGGGTGCTCTGCGTCTTGACAGGCGTCTTCCTATATATGATGCTCTTCGAACATCATGTTAGCGCCAAGCTGCTCCTGGGCATTGTATTCGTCTTCCTGACCTCCCCTGTAGCCGGTCATCTGAACGGCAGAGCCGCCTACCGCAGTGGCGTTCCCTTGTGGCGGGGGAGCGTGCAGGATGACCTGCAGGATCATATCAAGTTCAAGGAAGAACAGAATTGA
- a CDS encoding Na+/H+ antiporter subunit D, translating into MNNGLVLPLLLPLLTAILLILCRQHLKLQRIISAVGAALGLGAACLLIWQVNKHGIQTLYMGGWAPPFGIVFVADMLAALLVLVTSLISLACLIFSFHSIGLKREEMYYYPLFQFLLTGINGSFLTGDLFNLFVCFEVMLIASYALLVLGGTRLQLRETLKYVIVNILSSALFVAAMAYLYSVVGTLNMAHLSQRVAEVGQGGMLTTIAVLLLIVFSLKAGLFLFFWLPGAYSAPPAAIRALFGGLLTKVGLYAIIRVFSLIFYHEPEVTHLWIAVMAGLTMVLGSIGAVAYQDVTRIMNYNVIIGVGFIALGIATATAEAWDGVVLYLLHDMAAKALLFILGGLLIVRAGSDQLSAMGGLIHRYPLLGWLFFGTTLALVGIPPLSGFPGKLLILRSGMEAHHYGLAAIGLASSLFVLYSLMNVYRQAFWGVKPEAEGGPSSPGRGMSAVLLGLFAILLGMGIGGDWLYGLVKQAGEVLSNPSIYIEAVMKG; encoded by the coding sequence ATGAATAATGGACTTGTCCTCCCATTGCTGCTGCCGCTGCTGACCGCGATCCTGCTCATCCTCTGCCGTCAGCATCTGAAGCTGCAGCGAATCATTAGCGCTGTAGGCGCCGCGCTGGGTCTAGGTGCGGCGTGCCTGCTGATCTGGCAAGTGAATAAGCATGGCATTCAGACGCTCTATATGGGCGGCTGGGCGCCGCCATTCGGAATTGTATTTGTTGCTGATATGCTGGCGGCCTTGCTCGTGCTTGTAACATCGCTCATAAGTCTAGCCTGTCTCATCTTCTCCTTCCACAGCATCGGGCTCAAACGTGAGGAAATGTATTATTATCCGCTGTTTCAGTTTTTGTTAACGGGCATCAACGGCTCCTTTTTGACAGGCGATCTATTCAATTTGTTCGTATGCTTTGAGGTGATGCTGATTGCCTCCTATGCACTGCTTGTGCTTGGCGGCACCAGGCTGCAATTGCGCGAGACATTAAAATATGTCATCGTCAACATCTTGTCCTCCGCACTATTCGTAGCGGCCATGGCCTATTTGTATAGTGTAGTCGGGACGCTGAACATGGCGCATCTATCCCAACGTGTCGCCGAGGTCGGTCAAGGGGGGATGCTGACGACCATCGCGGTGCTGCTGCTGATCGTCTTCTCGCTGAAGGCGGGGCTATTCCTGTTCTTCTGGCTGCCCGGCGCTTACAGCGCGCCTCCGGCGGCGATTCGCGCCCTATTCGGCGGCTTGCTGACGAAGGTCGGACTGTATGCCATCATCCGGGTGTTCAGCCTCATATTCTATCATGAGCCTGAAGTGACGCATCTATGGATCGCCGTCATGGCGGGGCTAACGATGGTGCTGGGCAGCATCGGTGCAGTGGCTTATCAGGATGTGACACGAATCATGAACTATAATGTCATCATCGGTGTCGGATTTATCGCACTCGGCATTGCCACCGCTACTGCAGAAGCCTGGGATGGCGTCGTCCTCTACCTGCTGCATGATATGGCGGCCAAAGCCTTGTTATTTATATTAGGCGGCCTGCTCATTGTCAGAGCAGGGAGTGATCAGCTCTCCGCCATGGGCGGGCTGATTCACCGCTATCCGTTACTGGGCTGGCTGTTCTTCGGCACGACACTCGCACTTGTGGGCATCCCGCCGCTAAGCGGATTTCCGGGTAAGCTGCTCATTCTGCGTAGCGGCATGGAGGCTCATCATTATGGGCTTGCCGCGATTGGCCTGGCCTCCAGCTTGTTCGTGCTCTACTCGTTAATGAATGTGTATCGCCAGGCCTTCTGGGGCGTTAAGCCGGAAGCTGAAGGAGGGCCGTCATCGCCTGGCCGCGGGATGAGTGCTGTGCTGCTGGGGCTGTTCGCTATACTTCTGGGTATGGGCATCGGAGGCGATTGGCTGTATGGGCTGGTGAAGCAGGCGGGTGAGGTGCTTAGCAACCCGTCAATCTATATTGAAGCCGTAATGAAAGGGTAG
- a CDS encoding Ger(x)C family spore germination protein — translation MRFRPALSMVLMMSMTLLSGCWSQINFDQLTVVSAVGLDANEQQLEVTVQLVNPTLPISAGGGNQQRRSFATYSATGETIEDALEIIRQQSKKSLFFPQTRVILIGEKLARRGLDGMLDYFWRNQFQNFNSFILVYKGAAKEGLTTAKELQAVSADEWKAFLRNKYYKNYSGAVELYQFLPRITQIGYNAAAPGLYRAPGYKASENIMEIDELAVFNGNRMTGWISREEAQIVNWLNGTSRFGTTSIEHNGNKINLRLEPLHTSIKPEFSDNKLTMRIRVMGQAGVITSTHSLDLSDGATHQALRSNLQSSLKKQIEQTVSKLYRTYRSDAVGFGEVIHRKAPFRWKSLKKEWDEQMPQIEIAAEASIDLVKSGLLIEGILTKDDDEI, via the coding sequence ATGCGCTTCCGACCGGCCCTAAGCATGGTTCTCATGATGTCGATGACACTCCTCAGCGGCTGCTGGAGCCAGATTAACTTCGATCAATTGACCGTCGTCTCTGCGGTTGGACTGGATGCGAACGAACAGCAGCTTGAAGTAACGGTACAGCTTGTCAATCCCACGCTACCCATCTCCGCCGGAGGCGGCAATCAGCAAAGACGAAGCTTTGCAACCTACAGCGCTACTGGGGAGACGATCGAGGATGCGCTGGAGATTATTCGACAACAATCCAAAAAAAGCCTCTTTTTTCCGCAAACCCGGGTGATTCTCATTGGCGAGAAGCTGGCGAGGCGCGGACTGGATGGCATGTTGGATTATTTCTGGAGAAATCAATTTCAAAACTTCAATAGCTTTATTCTGGTCTACAAGGGAGCCGCCAAAGAAGGGCTCACCACTGCCAAGGAATTGCAAGCTGTATCCGCGGATGAATGGAAAGCCTTCTTGCGTAATAAATACTACAAAAATTACAGCGGCGCTGTTGAGCTGTATCAGTTCCTGCCCAGAATCACTCAGATCGGCTACAATGCCGCAGCTCCTGGCCTATACAGAGCACCAGGCTATAAAGCCTCGGAAAATATTATGGAAATCGACGAATTGGCCGTGTTTAACGGCAACAGGATGACCGGGTGGATCAGCCGCGAGGAAGCGCAGATTGTGAATTGGCTAAACGGAACTTCACGTTTTGGAACGACCAGCATAGAGCATAACGGCAATAAAATTAATCTTCGCTTAGAGCCGCTGCACACCAGTATCAAGCCTGAATTCTCGGACAACAAATTGACCATGCGTATTCGTGTGATGGGTCAAGCTGGCGTTATCACTTCAACCCATTCACTGGATTTATCAGATGGAGCCACTCATCAGGCGCTTCGCTCCAACCTGCAATCAAGCCTCAAGAAGCAGATCGAGCAGACGGTGTCCAAGCTATACCGTACCTACCGTTCAGATGCGGTCGGATTCGGGGAGGTGATTCACCGCAAGGCGCCGTTCCGCTGGAAATCGCTCAAAAAAGAGTGGGACGAGCAAATGCCTCAGATTGAGATTGCGGCCGAGGCTTCCATTGATCTGGTCAAGTCCGGCTTGCTTATTGAAGGCATTCTAACAAAGGATGATGATGAAATATGA
- a CDS encoding Na(+)/H(+) antiporter subunit F1 — MDYIWSGCLIALAAGMLACMYRLLAGPSVSDRIAALDTLGIHILAAIAVYSLLYRTQVYLELILVIGILTFIGTAMFARYMERGVVLEHGDRESDR; from the coding sequence ATGGATTATATTTGGAGCGGTTGCCTCATTGCGCTGGCGGCAGGAATGCTCGCCTGTATGTACCGGCTGCTGGCCGGACCATCGGTATCTGACCGTATTGCTGCGCTAGATACGCTAGGTATTCATATTCTCGCCGCAATCGCGGTGTACAGTCTGCTCTACCGGACGCAAGTCTATCTGGAGCTCATCTTGGTGATCGGCATATTAACCTTTATTGGTACAGCAATGTTTGCGCGTTACATGGAGAGAGGGGTGGTGTTGGAGCATGGAGATCGTGAGTCGGATCGGTGA
- a CDS encoding spore germination protein: MNNDQHSSTDTNHAQLKLQERIELMKQELGNSSDLFFRHCQLGRLRTAATIMWINGIVSAADLNNNVISPLLDTKSMDIHPSNEQAVSLLSATVITAAESTVINSPQQAIPMLLNGWTVVMLDGFDVFIAVNTQGYETRSIEEPASAGVIRGPRDGFVESLTVNISLIRRRIKSSMMRVESKKVGEVSHTEVALLYVEGRVHQQTLDEVRHRLEHISIDAVLESHYIEEIIKDSPWSIFPTVYNTERPDDVAGLILEGQVAILVDGTPFALVLPCTLFHLLKTPEDLYLAYPIATFIRWIRFVGFFVTLLLPSLYVGVLTFHPEMLPPQLLSSILSARDGVPFPVLMEAVLMELTFEGLREASIRMPRSIGSAISIVGALVIGESAVKAGLISSPSVIVVAGTAIASFTIPSVSLSGSIRILKFVMLLFASLFGLYGIIIGMFMVGIHLSAIRSVGLPYLSPFAPFKKHEALQTLTRVPWFSLRTKKK, encoded by the coding sequence ATGAACAACGACCAGCACAGCAGCACGGATACGAACCATGCCCAGCTCAAGCTGCAAGAGCGTATCGAGCTTATGAAGCAAGAGCTAGGCAACAGCTCGGACTTATTCTTTCGCCATTGCCAGCTTGGCAGGCTGCGAACTGCTGCCACCATCATGTGGATTAACGGGATTGTTAGCGCCGCTGATTTGAACAATAATGTGATCTCTCCGCTTCTGGATACAAAGTCGATGGACATTCATCCAAGTAATGAGCAAGCGGTCTCGTTATTGAGCGCCACCGTTATTACAGCAGCCGAATCGACTGTGATCAATTCGCCCCAGCAAGCCATACCGATGCTGCTAAACGGCTGGACGGTTGTGATGCTGGACGGGTTTGACGTATTCATTGCCGTGAACACGCAGGGCTATGAGACGCGCAGCATCGAAGAGCCGGCCTCCGCTGGTGTAATCCGCGGTCCGCGCGATGGCTTTGTCGAATCTCTTACCGTTAATATCTCGCTCATACGCCGCCGGATCAAAAGCTCGATGATGCGTGTCGAGAGCAAGAAGGTCGGAGAAGTATCGCATACTGAAGTCGCACTGCTCTATGTGGAGGGGAGGGTTCACCAGCAAACACTGGATGAGGTGCGTCATCGACTGGAGCATATCTCGATCGATGCTGTGCTGGAATCGCATTACATAGAGGAGATTATTAAGGACAGCCCCTGGTCAATATTTCCAACTGTCTATAACACCGAGCGCCCGGATGACGTAGCCGGGTTGATCCTCGAAGGACAAGTCGCTATATTGGTGGATGGCACTCCATTTGCCCTTGTCCTGCCCTGTACGCTGTTTCATCTGCTGAAGACACCCGAGGATCTATATCTTGCTTATCCGATCGCGACCTTCATCCGTTGGATACGTTTTGTCGGATTTTTTGTCACGCTGCTGCTTCCCTCCTTGTATGTTGGCGTGTTGACCTTTCACCCTGAGATGCTGCCTCCACAGTTGCTCAGCAGCATATTGTCTGCACGTGACGGCGTGCCCTTCCCGGTTCTCATGGAGGCTGTCCTTATGGAGCTCACGTTTGAGGGGCTGCGGGAAGCAAGCATTCGGATGCCGCGTTCGATCGGCTCAGCTATCAGCATCGTCGGCGCACTCGTGATTGGCGAGTCCGCCGTCAAGGCCGGGCTCATCTCCTCGCCTTCCGTCATCGTGGTGGCCGGTACAGCGATTGCATCCTTTACGATTCCGTCCGTCTCCTTGTCCGGGTCGATTCGGATCTTAAAGTTTGTGATGCTGCTGTTTGCCTCCCTGTTCGGCTTGTATGGAATCATCATCGGTATGTTCATGGTGGGCATTCATCTGAGTGCGATACGATCCGTGGGATTGCCTTATCTGTCGCCGTTCGCACCGTTCAAGAAACATGAAGCTTTACAGACCTTGACTCGCGTCCCTTGGTTCTCTCTGCGCACCAAGAAGAAGTAA
- a CDS encoding Na(+)/H(+) antiporter subunit C, translated as MELLMALVIGVLFAVAVYLMLSRTLLRIIIGTVILSHGVHLLLMTMSRLKRGAAPIMEEGNLAYTDPLPQALILTSIVISFGVTAFMLVLAYRAYQSLGTDQMDELKGEKEHE; from the coding sequence ATGGAACTGCTCATGGCTCTCGTAATTGGCGTTCTGTTCGCAGTAGCGGTCTATCTTATGCTATCCAGAACATTGCTGCGGATCATTATCGGCACGGTAATCTTGTCTCATGGGGTTCACCTGCTGCTCATGACCATGTCACGCCTGAAGCGTGGCGCGGCCCCCATCATGGAGGAGGGCAATCTGGCCTATACAGATCCGCTGCCGCAGGCACTGATCCTGACCTCGATCGTGATCAGCTTCGGCGTTACCGCGTTTATGCTGGTGCTGGCCTATCGCGCCTATCAATCGCTTGGCACCGATCAGATGGATGAGCTGAAAGGGGAGAAGGAGCATGAATAA